In Lolium rigidum isolate FL_2022 chromosome 7, APGP_CSIRO_Lrig_0.1, whole genome shotgun sequence, the DNA window AGTTCTACAACGCTTATTATCGCAGCCGTCTTTCGCAAAAAGATGAGCTACTTCATTGGCCACACGTCGAACGTAATTCACTTCATGATCATTGAACCTATTGGGAGAGTTATTGGGACCCCTGCGGGGATGCTCTTAGAAGTTTGAACTCACAAGTAAGAATCTAGGTTCTCTAGTCTCACATATTTTATGGTCATGTGCTAGGTGTAAGTGTTGAAATCATGTGGACAAGAAAATGGTCTTGAGCTTAATCGAGTCACATGCATGCTTGGTAAGTATTGCATGCATTTTTCGGAATAATCCTCTTTGGGCCTTACTTATCCCGTTCAAAGAAGAAACGATAGCTAGTTCTATTATTATTCACATGATGCTTGGTAAGTATCAATGTACGCATGTAACCTTTGTTTGGCTAATTTATTTCGCAAGATAACTAAGAGAAATATTAAGGCACAACTCGAGTATGCAGTAATACTCTGTCATGATTCTTACCCTATAAAATCCCATAATGCCCTTAAATTAAGGATGGATATACAACTTAAAACTAATTGTACCGTAAAAGACCTCATAATTTATCGCTCTTTTACCTACCTCCCATCTCCATGGATTGAAGGTAGTAGGGTCAGGATACAGGAATGGATCGTAGTTTATCTCTCTTGTGTAAACATAAATTCTCCAACCTTTTGGAATGATATACCCTGGAAGAAATTAGTATGGCGTTAGAACTAACTTAATATAGTAGAAAATGCCAAGTGTAGTAGGGTAATTTCGATCATATATCACCATTCATTTCTACATCCTGAGTAGTTTTCCTCAGCAGCCCATTCACAACTGTAGCTAATCTCAGCGTCTCAAAAATGACCTACACGGTACAAGTATCCATGAGTTGTTCATCACGATCACGATCATACTCATATTACATTCCTACTCTGACTTCATTTTTGTGTTTTATCTTCTACTTACAGCTCGAGTGAAGGTCATGGACTTCAAATCCTTGTAGTATATAGCCTCCTCTGGTGACTTTCCCTTCCTAATATCAATATGCTCTTTCTGCGGAAGTGAAGAGGTCATCAGAAAACTCCAGAAGCAACTGATCTTTGTTATGCAACTCAAATTGATTTCAGAGTATACGTACCCTGAGTTCTTTGAGAGCTTGCGGATGGTCTGACAGGTATTTGACCGCCATCATTGAAGTCGTCGACATGGTTTCATAGCCAGAGTAAATGAGGGTGATGATCAAGTCAATGATCTGCTCATCACTAAGCTTTTCCCTGGTCCCATGATCGCCACTCAAGAGAGCATCCAGCATGTCATTGTGAGCAGGATCAGAGGTTCGCCGTTCTGCAATCATCTGCTCTAGCATGGATACAAGCTTCTTCCTTGCCTGAAAAAATATTTGTTAGGAGGGACAACAAGTTCATCTGTGTAACGATAGCAGGTTGAGGTGGTGGTAGTTGTACCTGGAAGCCTTGGTAGTAGCTTGTTCCTGGAAGGTTGATGGGCAAGGAGATCGTGCCAAGTACAAGGGTGTATAGCTCTGTCTTGAGAGCGGCAGAGAGGGGGCCAGCAGTGATACCAGCGATTTGCCGCAGTGCAGATAGCAATGCCATCTGAAGAAAAAGTCAGATATGAGTAAGATTAGTCAGATATGAGAAGTAAGGTTGTGTTATTGTGTGATTTGAGTAGTACTGTATGTTGTTGGCAGAGATAATAGCAGTACGCAACAGCCACACATGCGACAATGTCCTTCAAACAAGTACTAGTCCGTAGTAGGTAGTATTTTTTGTGTGCGCATCGACACCTGTGATGATGATGTATTCACTATGGGATGTACTCAAGAGATGCTCTCCTCTCTGTCTACTCCTTTTGTGTGTGTTGCGGaaagagcaactccaatagtatagtCGAGTattggctataagcaagatgttACGTCATCTATAGCTAACATTTAGccaataagagcaagtacaatagagtccaatcagctgactataagacattaaataatatattttagatgagttggaggagagagaagaggagagagaagggaggtgggctactacgaaatagccagctcttgcacgtgctcctaggcaccttgtaagagtgaaaggtgggccatatattagtaaagtactacattattatagccaactattgtacatgttagctatatgatgactacaaatgatatgacatcttgttatagccaacagttggctatactattggaattgctctaagtatAATAGTTGACTATAATAATGTACTACTTTCTCAATGGATGAttcacattttattcatatagcttgtctaggagcacgtgctagagctagctcttgcataataaGAGCTCACTTATATTCTCTCACCTCTTCTCTCCTCCAAAgagacacaaatatattattttaatactTGTAGCCAGATAACTAAAACTTactattatacttgctctaataTTTCCTTTTGTTATCCAGCAGTACAGCTCTTCTAGAAAGCTAAAGATTCCCCTTTTGGTTGGagggcggaaaggaggaggatcttCCATCCTTTTCCTCTGTGTTTAAGGAGGCACCATTATCATTCTGTCTCTGCCATCTGAGCAAGTGAAGTGAATAATGGTAGTACTGTACTACTGTAGTAAAAGAAAGTCAAGAGAAACAACTGCAGTTGCCAACCATTGTCAACAAATGCAGCAAAAGAGAACCAATGTTTTCCTACAGTGGGACCGGCAAAACTACTCTTTTAGTAATGTGAGCGCTTTCTATCTAGGAAAAAAAGAGGAAGAAAGAAATTAGGATAGTATACTGCTTCTATTGCTGCTGCTATACTAtctcaagagagagagagagggagagtcaGGTCACGAAAGAAGAGAAGAGAATTTGTGAGTGTGGCCTGACCTCCTTGGTCTTGTCCTGGatgtcgacgacggcgccggcccagCCGTGGAGGTGGGAGCGCATGAAGGCGTCGATCTTGGGGAGGAGGCAGTCCCGGATCATGGCGGGGCGGACGAGGCCGAGCATGGCGCCGCGCATGGCACGATGAAGCGGTCCGTGCACGGCGGCGACGTTGTTCCTGCCGAGGATGTCCAGCATCGACTGTGGGTATCCGGGAACGAAGCCACGGCTCTCGCTCTGCAGCATGTGCCGGTTCAGCTCTGGATCCATGCACACTACCGTGGGGCAACCCAGGATGTGGGTCCGGAACAAGCTCCCGTACCTGCAGCAATATCCTCGTTAGAACATACTTACTACTACTAATTACTAATATGCAGCTTCTTTTGCGACTATCATGGGAATCCGTTCAATACAGATGCCATTATGGTTTGTACAAAAGTGAGGGGAGTTTTTCTCTTTTGATTTTATAGGAGCTGGAACAGTGATGGGTGTGAGCTTTTGGGGAACACAGCTACTGATGTTCCTCCTCTCCAGATCACTTTTCCAACAAACCACAAGCACAGGGGATTAAGAAAAACAAGAGCTCATCCAGTGCTTGTAAAGGAAAAAAATAACACAAGTTTGGCAAAAGGAGGAGAAACAGAGCTATGCTTTGCAGTTCCTTAGGATCAGATTCCATGCCAAATGCATATTCATCATGCCAGTGACAACCAGAACAAAGCAACCAAGCTTACCTAAGCCTCCTAGCCTTCATGAAGCTTGGTCCCTGCTTGAGGAACTCGGTGGTCTCGCCGAAGACAGGCCACCCCATTGTGCCGGGGGGCAAGCCCTGCTTCCTGTTGTACCTCACCTCATTCCATCTCAGCAGCAGGCTGCTCACCAAAACCACGCTAACCACCACACCTGTCAACACGAGGAGCACCATCTTCTACCTGTGATTCCTCTGCCTTCTCTTTTCGCCTCTTGGATACTCTGTTTCCAGAGAGGCGTAGTGTCTCCGGCTCTTGGCAAGTGCTTTGTTGTACTGGAGGTGgagggagaagaccctctctcTATATAGGCCACAGCCCTCACTCAGCAAGGAGAAGGGGGAAGGAGGATAGAAAAAAAACTGCCTAATTATCcctttaaataaataaataatattcTGACCAAGGGCTCCACATTCCAATGTGAAGTCTTGACCTACTACTCCTAGTGGGTGCATGTGAGTGTGGGTGACAGCACATAAATAAAACGCTTGGCCCTACCGCAGTGCTGATTTCACTAGATCTCCCTGCCCTGCACACTCGTGCACACTCTGTcatctctctttctctttctccaaATTATTGACCTGCTACTAAATAAGTACGGAGTAGGAGTCCATTACTACTCCCAATTATCTTGGCCAATTTGATCGACATTCACGGTCCGCAGACTTGGACCTGTTCCAGTCCTCTTGTTTTCACCCGCTACCTGTGTATGTGCCCCTCAACTTCAATTAAAGCATGCTACTAGTAGAGTAGTACTACTGCTACTACTGTGCTAGCACTATGTAATTTTCAGAACAAGCCCGAATCCACAGCAATTCCTACTTCACTCTCCCGTGACACAACTTTAAGTGCTTCTCTAACAAAAATCCATAATCAATTAGCCTTGGGACTTGACTGTGCAGATTTTATTGGCCGATCGATCAAACATGTTGGACATGACTTTGAGTAGTTGCTAGATTGATACGATACCGCGGCGCCCATCTATTGCACAGTGCTAGAACGATACATCTATCGTTTAAACTTATTAAACCTAATAATCAAAATATTCCTCGGGTTTAGTACTATAcacaagactagtcacaatggaaagtattatagactagtatcatacatatgatactagtttatgatacaacacccacaatgcatagtatcatgaattagtatcccatcatatttaatattttgtagaatctcaatgcaaatatgtgtacatgatgtgtttccactaaattttctagttttacgtgctatgatacagtatctacctatgatactactctcacatttctcctcattaattgatgtgtcacatcagatttttgcttacatggcatgcatgatactacctatgatactcccattgtggctagtctaaggTGACCCATCCCAACTATCTGTTTGACCCCAATAATAGCATTCATTATACATGGAGGGATGGTGACATTTGTGTCGTAGCTCACTTGGTGAGGGAGCAAACCACTTTCCCAAAATATGATGTGTATAGTTTTTTGGTCGAAGTTAATAATGTTAAAGCTTCATCAACTATATGAAAAAGTGTCAATATTTATAATCTCACATCAATATTGCTAGACCCATTATCAAATATCTTTTCATATTGTGTGCATTTAGTATTATAGATGTTCatattcttttctatatatttggtCAATTTTTCAGAAACATTGACTTTCATCAAAAACTATATGCATCCCATTTTGCGAAAGAGGAAGTATATAAGCTGGCGTGCCGGCTGCCCACTGGTTACCCCAAAATGCCCTCCAATACAGCCCGACCTACAATCTTCGCTGCATCATGTGTGTCAACACTAACtcttcacgcaaaggtgaatattCTCCTTTATGTGTACCTACAATTGTCtctcttgaatggtatgctacttcatactCAGTCATAGGTCTATGATAGGGATGCATTGAAAAGTACGGAGAGGAGGGAGGCTGCCATGGAAGCCCGAGGACTCAGGGCCgaggtcacggaagcatggaagagaagaaagaagaagctccaggagagGCTACAACCCCTAGAGTCCCTGACCTCATCAACTCGACACCGGAGTGTTCGGCATGAACAACCCCGGAGTCTCCGGCACATGCGGACCGAGCCTAGCGTCCCCATGTGCCTTGTGTTCTGTTGGGGGTCCAAAGTCTCTGCGTACCTGCTGAAGTCTTACACCGGAGTCTCTGGCCCATGAAGATCAAGACCGGAGTCTCCGGGCAACTTACACCGCAATCTCTGGCCCTTCCCGTGCACCAAGTGTATGGCCACAACACATGTACCTCTTGGACGGCCAAACTGGGCTTGGTTCACCCCACAACTGCCCCTTGCGCCCCTTATCCTATATATAGAACCCCCTCTCCTTAGAAACTCTATGCATAATGATATGAAGAACTAAGCTATGCCTCCACCTTCCCACGGGGAATCAGAACCTCTCTGGATtgaatctatgagttgtatcgaGTGCTCTCCTTctgtgattagtctctcacacttatgATTCTACTTTGGTCTCTGATACGTGTGATTCTACTGATTGCATACCGGTCTCTCTtactcggggattctacctcgtctCTCTCACTTGAGTGATTCTATTAGAATGGTGGTTCAGGCCGCTAGGAGCAAACCGATTTGTATTGGATTAGGCCGCTAGATTTAAAATTTCCCAGTATGTCATGAACTATGAAATTTTGAATATTTGTGTTCGGCATTCAATTTTGAGTGCCTTGGTTCATGACATACTGATGTGGGcaatacccttcgggtaaccaacattatgctacctcctatggcccaaccaggggcccatgaagatcacccaccgaccaaggtgggccaatatatcggttccaaagaaggagattcatccgaagaaggattcttgacgaacaaggcaagaagacgttaaacaaggaaagattagaagtagaactctttgtaacctagtcgtacccggatagaactctcgagacctggccaggagagggtctgccgagggacacaatcacaaCAGATAGATTcatcgcaagtctagagctaggtcattagagtcttagcctctcgacgagatcatactcatagccttcggctaccccattgtaacccgatatattcgataatcaagatcagacaagcaggaaggaaGGGCTTTACCTCatcaagggccccgaacctaggtaaatctctctccctatctGTTTGGCatctgatgtctcgtgtcagcccgcaggattccgtcaaccctaagcccctaaagGTGGGCATTGTCGGGGAGcatcctcgtcaattggcgccgcctATGGGAACCTTGTCGGTACAAGGCTCATCATCGGTAGCTTCGGTTATGTCGTTCGCGACTCCATCAGCATCGCTAACGTTATCATCGGCCCCTTCATCACCAAGCTCGGGGAACTCAATTCGATTCGGGTCCTTTAGTTTACTCCACACAACGACTCGTCTCGTCCGATCTTTTTGGATCTGCAAGGCGGGCTGGATATGGCgtccgggagcgtccactactgcATCAACGCCGAGGGCATCCTTCGGCTACCTGATCCGCTCGCCCCCAGCACGACAAGGACTCCATCGTCATCAGGAGCAGGATCAACCACATCGACTCCGGTCTCGGTCGATCTATCGGCTGCGCTATCGGCATCAACACCAACGTCTTCGCCATCATCGACTCTGCGCCGTTCGACATCATCTATGTCTGTTTGATCTGATGACTCTGCATCATCCGATCTAACATCGTGCTATTATCTCAACTGCGACACCAGACATGGACTGGGTTCGGATGACACGCCGTTCGTCGACAGTGCCAATTATTATTCGGATGAGGAAAGTATCGATAGTATCGCAAGGGAAGCCACCTGGAAAGTGGCGCATCATCAAATCTACGCTAtcctctgttggagatatgcccaagaggcaataataaattacttattgttatatcttagtgttcatgataaatgtttacatcccatgctataattttactaatcgaaacattgatacatgtgtgttatgtaaacaacaaggagtccctagtaagcctcttgtataactagcttgttgattaatagatgattatagtttcgtgatcatgaacattggatgttattaataacaaggttatgtcattggatgaatgatataatggacacacacccaattaagcgtagcataagatcacgtcattaagttcaatttgctagtaGCTTCCGATATATAGTTaccaagtccttcgaccatgcgatcatgtaaatcacttataccggaagggtactttgattacatgaaacgccactacgtaaatggatggttataaagatgggattaagtattcgaaaagtatgagttgaggcatatggatcaagagtgggatttgtccatcccgatgacggatagatatactctgggccctctcggtggaatgtcgtctgattagcttgcaagcatgcgaatagttcacaagagatgatatatcacggtacgagtaaagagtacttgttggtgacgaggttgaacaaggtatggagataccgatgatcgaacctcggacaagtaaaatatcgtgtgaaaaagggaatcgatatcgtatgtaaatggttcaatcgatcactaagttatcgttgaatgtgtgggagccattatggatctctagatcccgctattggttattggtcggagaggagtctcgaccatgtctgcatagttcacgaaccgtagggtgacacacttaaggtttgatgtcgttttaagtagatatggaatatggaatggagctcgaatgttgttcagagtctcgaatgggatccgagacatcacgaggaggttcggaatggtccgaagaataagattcatatatgagaAGTCATTTTCcgaggttcggaaaaagtccggtgttttgaccggagcttctagaaggttttggaaggaccggaatagtccggagtattgtggaaggttccggaagtgtccgggacgacccggtctgtctaaggaagtctggagggttccataataggtgtatccatgttttccttaagggttaagaagtttctcctaaggcagattcggatttggcaaaagagtcctagttccagaattctcccaaactttgggggcaggtcttggatgacccaaggaccttttccacctataaaaggaggacaaGGGGAGCCCCAATAtgtgcacaagtcgcagccctagctccctctctccaaaccctagccgcccctcctcccgcttatcccgtagtgcttaggcgaagccctgccggagatctccaccaccaccgacaccacgccgtcgtgctgtcgggattccgaggaggatctactacatccgctgcccgctggaacggggagaaggacgtcgtcatcaacacggaatgtgtgaccgagtacggaggtgctgcccgactgtggcaccgtcaagatcttctacgcgtttttgaaagtggcaagtgatcgactacagcaacaacgagatctaatctcgtaggctttggaaatcttcgagggttagtctcatgatcttctcgttgctaccatcttctagattggatcttggcttgttattcgttcttgcggtaggaaattttttgttttctatgctacgaatcccatcagtggtatcagagccgtgtctatgcatagattggttgcacgagtagaacacaatggttttgtgggcgttgatgcttttgttgtctttagttggtgtactttgtatcttgcgggatggtgggatgaagcggcccgagctaactttacatgaccgcgttcatgagacttgctccacgctcgacatgcaacttgtattgcataagtggctttgcgggtgtctgtctctctcaccatagtgaagattcaatctattatttctattgacaacactagtatcaccgttgtggttcatgttcgtaggtagattggatcttacttgaaaaccctaaaccacgtaaaataggcAAAcctaattagaggcgtctaacttgtttttgcagggtttggtgatgtgaaatggccatgatgtgatgatgaatatgtatgagatgatctttATTGTATTattgcaaccggcaggagccttatggttgtctttatatttcatgtagtagtattatttcaaagtagttgtaatagttgctacatgtggtgaacaaccatgaagacggcgccatggaccttgacgctatggcgacgatgatggagatcatgcccgttgatgatggagatcatgtccgtgctttggagatgaagatcaaaggcgcaaagactaaagggccatatcatatcacatatgaattgcatgtgatgttaatcctttatgcatcttatcttgcttagatcgcgacggtagcattataagatgatcactcacattaatatcaagataataaagtgttctcccgtcggatgcaccgttgctacagttcttcgttttgaagcatctcgtgatgatcggatgtgatagattctacgttcatatacaacgggtgtaagccatgttgcacacgcggaaatacttgggtttgcttgacgagcctagcatgtacagacatggcctcggaacacaggaaaccgaaaggttgaacacgagtcatatggatgatatgatcaacatgttgatgttcaccattgaagctacatcatctcacgtgatgatcggttttggtgtagtggatatggatcgtgtaccactaaacaactatgagggatgttgtattaagtgggagtttattagtaattagattaaaacatgaacttattatcatgaacatagtctgaatagtattttgaattaat includes these proteins:
- the LOC124674413 gene encoding cytochrome P450 85A1, translated to MVLLVLTGVVVSVVLVSSLLLRWNEVRYNRKQGLPPGTMGWPVFGETTEFLKQGPSFMKARRLRYGSLFRTHILGCPTVVCMDPELNRHMLQSESRGFVPGYPQSMLDILGRNNVAAVHGPLHRAMRGAMLGLVRPAMIRDCLLPKIDAFMRSHLHGWAGAVVDIQDKTKEMALLSALRQIAGITAGPLSAALKTELYTLVLGTISLPINLPGTSYYQGFQARKKLVSMLEQMIAERRTSDPAHNDMLDALLSGDHGTREKLSDEQIIDLIITLIYSGYETMSTTSMMAVKYLSDHPQALKELRKEHIDIRKGKSPEEAIYYKDLKSMTFTRAVIFETLRLATVVNGLLRKTTQDVEMNGYIIPKGWRIYVYTREINYDPFLYPDPTTFNPWRWEEKSMESHPHFMLFGGGGRMCPGKEVGIAEIATFLHYFVTQYRWEEEGKNTILTFPRVEAANGLHIRVHDY